AGACAACACCTTTTCCTTCAAACATCAAGGACTTGATCTGGTTAAAAATTAACTTCAGCTGGAGGGATAGATCATAGCAGGAGCTTGCTGAAAAGACAGAGGGCCtgtacagagagaaagaaaaaagaaccattctcctttttttttttaccctttttttctcctaaaTGCAACACCACACTAACTTTTCCCCGGATAGAAAAGAGTTGTAGTCTCGCCTGAGTGTTTGCCCACATAAGCTCAGTGGGATTACCCTCTCTGTTTGTTCACGGCAACACTGCACCAATGTAAAGTAGCCCCCAAAACCTTGGCTGGAGGCCCTTGTGAATTTTAAGTGACCAGTTTCCCCACTTGTGTGTCCGTGCACATTCaactccttctcctccctccctttctcactCAATAAGTCTTCTAGGGCTCGCTTATTTAGGAAGACATACACATATCAAGGGCCTCCTTTCACCCTTCTGAGGCCCAGGGACAATATTTCTTATTTCCCATCTGGCAGGACAATCCCGCCCACTGTCATCTCATAGCTCTATATAAGACAGCAAAAGGGCCCGACGATAAGACGTTTCTCTCCAGACAAGCAGACCATGCAGTGTAAAGTCCTCATCTATGTCGTCCTCCTGGGTCTCATAAAGCATGGTGAGTATTGTGTCATTACGCTCACAGGCCGCTCACAAAGGCAAAACTGTTGTTTCTTCACCTAATGACCAGGTTTGCACAAAGTTGAGTTGGGTGATATTGGAAATATTGATGCTGAGCTATCTCAGGTGGACTTTGTGTAGATCTCATGGTGGTTAATGCGGCGGGAGTTAAAATAAGTGTAAAAGTAAAGATGGCACATGTTGGTCATATTAAGACATGTCAGTGTCAACGTGCACCTGACCTATAGTTTGTGTTGATTTGTGGTAAACTTGTCAGGAGTGTGTGCCAGGACCACAAAAAATGTTGGAGCACTGTGGATAAAGTGTAACAGGTTTGGGTGATATTTGCTACGAGACATTTGCTATTGTGCTATATATTGATGTAGCTTTATCAGTGTGAAGTCAGTGTGAGTGATGTTGCAAATCAACAGGACTGCTGTATGGCAGTATTGGATTCATGGGATGTTCTTCATCAGTGCAATGAGTCAGTGCTGATTTGTCAGGAATGTGATTCAACCAAATTAGCCAAAACCATGCACTCAAGCATGAAATGTACTATACTGCAATGAATGTTCTGATCTGGCCTGAGTGTTTTCACACCTATGTGGACCACATCTGAATTAGCACTGTCTTGTGGTTGGATCAGTGTTATACTTGTGTAGATGAAAAATAGACTTACCCATTACCGAAGTAAAGCATTAGTTATGCTTTTTTGCACTCATTCTTGTCACCTCCACCCATTTGTCACACTTGACAAGGCACAACATAAACACCTCACACTGCGTGCGTTCCATCGCTTGGTTCTATACCTGCCGACAAGTATTTATTGTACTAGTTACTAATTAAGCTGATTGGGTGGCTAGGCCTGACTGAAAGGCTTCATGTTTACACCGATTCAATGAGGTTACAATGAGATTACTGATTTACGATTagggatgaaaagaaagaatgtgAAATGGAAAATTTCATGAAACTCAAACCCTTGACTCAAAATTCCTTGTCATTGTTGATTTAAACTTATGACACGTACCATTTTAGATAAACAAACTACATACAAGTGGTGATTACAATACACACTGGCACCATGTGTTTATGTCTCAGTGTAATCACTCCTGGGTGTATTTAACTGAACAAAGGttggttttattgtttatggATTTTCATTTGTAGGAGGAAGACTGTGTTATTTcctctttcaaaataagacagaGCTTCACTTCAAGAGTTACTCAATGTAAGCTATAGTTGATAGTTAGTTTGACTCAGGGTATGAAACTTTTACTGAATTTAAATGCAACCATTTAGCCATCCTTTGCTGTGACACTACAGCTGAAGTAGTGTCAGTAGTGCCTGTGCTGCCTGCTACAGTAAGGAGCATCAAAAtaggcttttttccccctccatctAAACCTTCTTTCTCTGCTTACAGTGTCTCCAAGTGAAATTCAGGCCAGCCCAAACACAAATGTAACCCTCCCCTGCCATGTGACGTTCCCTGCCTCTGTAGAAGGGAACAAAATGGACCAATCTCTCCTCAATGTCAGCTGGGTGAGTAACGGTTCTAAGGTCGCCTCATTTGGAAAAGCGACGGCACGAACAGAGGAAGGCTTCAGCTGGGACACCAGCAGTTTTGTCGATGGGGACTTTTCACTGACCATCCTCAGAGCCAGTCTCGACGTGCAGGGGGTGTATGAGTGCACGGTCAGCTACAACTCTATAATGCTGCGCTCCAGTAATGTTACATTTGGTGTCCTCGGTATGTCTTTGTTTAGTCGTTGAGATTTGGGCTTTAAGTGCTCATTTGAAGCTAAATAAAGGTACAAAGCTGAACTCTACTCTTCTGCCCTTTTTAGCTCCCCCCACTCTTTCAATCCCTCAGCAGTGGGTGGTGTTGGAGACAGAGAGCCAGCTTGAATGCCATGCAGATGGTTTCTACCCCcctcctgtctttttctcctgGACCAGAGATGGGCAAGTGATTCAACCTCCCTACCAGGTAGAAGGTGAACAGACTCCAGATGGTTACTACACGGCTGCAGGCAACCTGACCTTCTACCCTTCCCGCGAGGACCAGAATGTGACCTTTGGCTGCAAAGTGTCACACAATGGCAGCTATCAGGAGCTGGATTTCCTGCTCAACATCACctgtgagtgacagaaaaacacattgtgtcACTGTCCTTTTTCAGTGCAAACTGTGAGAATATTTGCTAATCTTTTTAACCTGATTAAGCCCATGATTAAGCCAAATGTTTTAATACTTTCTTTTTCAGATCTCCCCTCTGTTAGACTTTCTGCTGTGCCGACACGCTCCAACAATGGTCCTCTCACTCTTTACTGTGACCTGGAGAGTTTCTACCCAGAGGAGGTGTCCGTGTCCTGGATTCAAAATGGCACAACCCTTCCTGAGCCGCTCGCTGCTGAGCAAAATCCAGACGGGACCTACAGAACCAGACGCTATTATACCTTGAGCCCCGAGCAGAGGGGGCAAGGTGGGAAGGTGGAGTGTGCAGTGAGTCAGCCTGGGGTGGTGCACCCGGTCAGCAGCACAGCATACCTGGAGAAACTGGATCCTCAGGGTAAGATTTTGATGGGATAATCTGACAGTATCCTTTACTTTGGATGATGGTTTGACAGATAAGCCGGTGTAATCAGATTCCGGTCTGGAACAAAGTCTGagaataacaaaacaaaataaaacccctGGCTGCTTATTAACCATATAGTGCTGTTCTGCTTTAAGAGACAGTTCCACAACTGTTTGCAACTTGTTTGTCTTGTTCTTAATATGCTTTGTCACCTGTAAATGCACTGCATAACTTAGTACTATACATAATACAAGTCCTGGATACCCTGCCCATGTGTCTCTTGTCATATTTTTTCCTGTCAGATGAGGCCCCAGTGTTGACTAAATCAGCCAAAGCATCTGTGGCTATGATGTGTATTTCTATAGTGCTGGTATTCCTGCTCTGCTTCGGCTTTTCTTGGAGGAGAAGGGATGGTGAGTGAGAGCCTGTCATGCTGTTAAAGTAGTGGTATATACTTGGTTTGTGACCcctaaaatgaaacaaaagtcTATGAACTTCCTGTAGACCCTTATCACAGGTCATGGCCTCAGTCTGGACAGGAATTTGTTGTCTTATTTGAAGGCTTTTTGGGAGGCCTACAGAATTCTGTGACCCCTCAGATTTGTCTTTGGACCCCAAGTAAAAGATGCATTTTCAAGCTGGTTAAACTTTAAAATCAAGAACCTGAAACTGCAACAATGCCTCAGTCCTTATTATTTACAAGAATGGGATTCAGGAAGACTTTATCAGGAATTATTGCACAATAGCTGTCACCTCAACCACCCCCCTGCTCTCGTAATCTCTTTTATTCCCTtcatctcccctctctcagagaaacagaagtCTCTCAATGTGTCAGGGATCATCCTCCCTCCACGAGTGATCGTAGGTCAAAAGGGCAGGGTGACAGTGAGCATTGAAGGCAGGAGGGTGGACCGAGTCCAGACTGCGTGGTTCCTCAACGACACCCCTATCTCTGACACCTCATTCACAGGTAGGAGAGCTTACACACATCCAGATAACCACAGGGTTACATGAAATCTCCTGTGACCTTCTAAACCCTACTGACATGGATCAGCAATCACAAACTCGTGCTGTGCGAGCCAAACATTGGACATCTGGAATATTTTGATTGGATGCAGTCGTATGGTCTTAAAAAACGGGTCTGGGCTTTGAATATATCTCAGACTAAACATCATAATTGGAGCTTTCAATGAAAAGCTATGAGAAGCTTTGGacagcagctaaatggaaaGTTCTCTCATTTACATGTtatatctgtacaaaaacccAAGCATGAAAATAGCATGTTTTGGTATGTGATGTGGGAGTTCTGTTTCTCAATGGGAAACCAAATGAgcatatttctaaaaatgtcaaacttttccttccttcttaaAGTTATTCAGGGGAGAATAAAATGTGGAAGTGAATCTacaataaaatgttgaaatgacatttttaacctcAGCAAAGCTTTGCTGCTGTGAAGGTAGGCAGATTAGAGCATCATTTTTAACAGACAGCCACAAGATTGGTATCAGTCTAACccacagaaagaaagcaaagaagcATATTTCCCAGAATGTCAAACTCTTCCTTTAAAGTTACTTGAGAGGAAGTGATGCCATACAAATGTTACATTAAAGTGCATGAGGACAcatgaaatttttttttatcctgctCCTAAAACAAACCATGTTTCCTCTTTTACACTTTAATTCCGCTAACAATGTACGACCTAACACACACAGGGACCTCCAAAGCTAACTTTAACTGCCTCTACAACCCCCTAACCACCATCCATTTGCCCTACGGCCTAACTCTCACCTCCCCAGCATCAGAGAAGGGTCCTCTGCTGTCCTCCAGAGGCGAGATGGGTTACTACAAGCTGCACACTCAGGGGCCCCTGCACTCATCTGGAAGTGGCACTCAGCAGCTGATCTCTGCGCTCACCTTCATCCCCCAGATTTCGATCCACAAGGCAGCGGTGTTTAAGTGTCAGGTGTCCTACATAGGCAAGGACAAGATTGTGGTGGAGAGGGTATCAGAGAAGTTTACCATCCTGTGTAAGAAAGGattttctctcattcatttcCCTCCCTACTTTTCTATGATTTTCACAATTTCTGCAATAGAaatttttgtatattttctttctcagctGCTCCAGAAGTATCAGAAATCCAGCTGGCAGAGACACCAAATGACTCGGGTAAGGCAGCAGTTTATCCCTTTGTTGAAGTTCAATAGCAGTAAAACAGATAGCAGGTTGCAAGAGGCTACATCCTTGAAATTTCTGGTTTCCAGATGTCATCAGCCTGACGGTGCGGGCGTCACATTTCCACCCGGACGTCATCACCTTCCGCTGGTTCTGTCAGGGGGGCGAGCTGAGCCCCGTGGCCTCTCAGGCCTCGTCCTCCCCTCGACCCAATTCTGAGGGCTTCTTTTCAGCCTACAGCCAGTGTAAGCTGCCACGGAGTGAGCTGGAAAAGGGAGTCACCAAAGTGTGGGTCAGCGTCCACCACATCGCCCTGAAGCAACCAGTCACCCGTGAAaccagaggtaaaaaaaaaaaaaaaacaaggcgGGAAGGCTCAAatttaactttacatttttaaagaattaaaagaTTAATGTTTCACTTCACCCCAAACAGGCT
Above is a window of Lates calcarifer isolate ASB-BC8 linkage group LG23, TLL_Latcal_v3, whole genome shotgun sequence DNA encoding:
- the si:ch211-180a12.2 gene encoding uncharacterized protein si:ch211-180a12.2 isoform X1, whose product is MQCKVLIYVVLLGLIKHVSPSEIQASPNTNVTLPCHVTFPASVEGNKMDQSLLNVSWVSNGSKVASFGKATARTEEGFSWDTSSFVDGDFSLTILRASLDVQGVYECTVSYNSIMLRSSNVTFGVLAPPTLSIPQQWVVLETESQLECHADGFYPPPVFFSWTRDGQVIQPPYQVEGEQTPDGYYTAAGNLTFYPSREDQNVTFGCKVSHNGSYQELDFLLNITYLPSVRLSAVPTRSNNGPLTLYCDLESFYPEEVSVSWIQNGTTLPEPLAAEQNPDGTYRTRRYYTLSPEQRGQGGKVECAVSQPGVVHPVSSTAYLEKLDPQDEAPVLTKSAKASVAMMCISIVLVFLLCFGFSWRRRDEKQKSLNVSGIILPPRVIVGQKGRVTVSIEGRRVDRVQTAWFLNDTPISDTSFTGTSKANFNCLYNPLTTIHLPYGLTLTSPASEKGPLLSSRGEMGYYKLHTQGPLHSSGSGTQQLISALTFIPQISIHKAAVFKCQVSYIGKDKIVVERVSEKFTILSAPEVSEIQLAETPNDSDVISLTVRASHFHPDVITFRWFCQGGELSPVASQASSSPRPNSEGFFSAYSQCKLPRSELEKGVTKVWVSVHHIALKQPVTRETRGFIKRPCVSEIASSTSSLDQTLTLGCEITDFYPPNISVTWLKLREGEQDDREEEVIEGGEMWGPIQTHPRVYRATATLKRRATNQEKKEKRGGIICRVEHCSLQEPIERHWRNVDIVAPSIPPSISVCWSSEGVGVFSLLLKGGHPKVKLLWAAGGPTLSPVVSNETEEIGDDGQRELKSVCALERSTSLPSQTNKQLDRQKNGHAIKTKAAVTDPDAEGIEYIDEKVDGENNNIDRDEETKSEVDEDSDREREEDPGALHINRVNLSKGPRENERARLRVCVEITHPALKLPVYRTWTEPNEEISSST
- the si:ch211-180a12.2 gene encoding uncharacterized protein si:ch211-180a12.2 isoform X2; the protein is MQCKVLIYVVLLGLIKHVSPSEIQASPNTNVTLPCHVTFPASVEGNKMDQSLLNVSWVSNGSKVASFGKATARTEEGFSWDTSSFVDGDFSLTILRASLDVQGVYECTVSYNSIMLRSSNVTFGVLAPPTLSIPQQWVVLETESQLECHADGFYPPPVFFSWTRDGQVIQPPYQVEGEQTPDGYYTAAGNLTFYPSREDQNVTFGCKVSHNGSYQELDFLLNITYLPSVRLSAVPTRSNNGPLTLYCDLESFYPEEVSVSWIQNGTTLPEPLAAEQNPDGTYRTRRYYTLSPEQRGQGGKVECAVSQPGVVHPVSSTAYLEKLDPQDEAPVLTKSAKASVAMMCISIVLVFLLCFGFSWRRRDEKQKSLNVSGIILPPRVIVGQKGRVTVSIEGRRVDRVQTAWFLNDTPISDTSFTASEKGPLLSSRGEMGYYKLHTQGPLHSSGSGTQQLISALTFIPQISIHKAAVFKCQVSYIGKDKIVVERVSEKFTILSAPEVSEIQLAETPNDSDVISLTVRASHFHPDVITFRWFCQGGELSPVASQASSSPRPNSEGFFSAYSQCKLPRSELEKGVTKVWVSVHHIALKQPVTRETRGFIKRPCVSEIASSTSSLDQTLTLGCEITDFYPPNISVTWLKLREGEQDDREEEVIEGGEMWGPIQTHPRVYRATATLKRRATNQEKKEKRGGIICRVEHCSLQEPIERHWRNVDIVAPSIPPSISVCWSSEGVGVFSLLLKGGHPKVKLLWAAGGPTLSPVVSNETEEIGDDGQRELKSVCALERSTSLPSQTNKQLDRQKNGHAIKTKAAVTDPDAEGIEYIDEKVDGENNNIDRDEETKSEVDEDSDREREEDPGALHINRVNLSKGPRENERARLRVCVEITHPALKLPVYRTWTEPNEEISSST